A genomic window from Streptomyces broussonetiae includes:
- the pelF gene encoding GT4 family glycosyltransferase PelF, translating to MHVHHGVRRPGAARVTLLTEGTYPHSHGGVSVWCDQLVQGMPDLDFDVIAVTGTGREPVVWDLPAHVHRVISVPMWGAPPQGSPPRGRALRRLAAAHERLLTALLDPHAEDEFAPALYALARAAAEGTLSPFLRGDRALAVLTAVWNRPGLAVREARPTLHDAVTATALLEHALRPLAAPPPAHGVAHAVSGGVAVLPGLAGLERHDVPLLLTEHGVYLRERYLGYRTAPYRWPVKAVVLGFFRLLAEESYRRAALITPGNRYNRLWEEQGGADPQAIRTVYNGVDPAAFPPAGPEPHRPTLSWAGRVDPIKDLETLIRAFALVRAEIPEARLRLFGGTPRGGEAYRERCAALAAELGHADAVTFEGRVDDIKDAYAAGNVVMLSSISEGFPFTLIEAMSCGRATVSTDVGGVREAVGDTGLVVPPRDPVRMAEAALELLGDAERRRKMGEAARLRVIEQFTLRQTIDTFRSIYLELPVLERTSAVEAIAAGVGSLAG from the coding sequence ATGCACGTTCACCACGGCGTGCGCCGCCCCGGCGCGGCGCGCGTCACCCTGCTCACCGAAGGCACCTACCCGCACAGCCACGGCGGCGTCAGCGTCTGGTGCGACCAACTCGTCCAGGGCATGCCCGACCTCGACTTCGACGTCATAGCCGTCACCGGCACCGGCCGCGAACCCGTCGTATGGGACCTGCCCGCCCATGTCCACCGGGTGATCTCCGTGCCCATGTGGGGAGCCCCGCCCCAGGGCAGCCCGCCCCGGGGCCGGGCCCTGCGCCGGCTCGCCGCCGCCCACGAACGTCTCCTGACCGCGCTGCTCGACCCGCACGCCGAGGACGAGTTCGCGCCCGCCCTGTACGCCCTGGCCCGGGCCGCAGCCGAGGGAACGCTGAGCCCGTTCCTGCGCGGCGACCGCGCCCTCGCCGTCCTCACCGCGGTGTGGAACCGGCCGGGCCTCGCCGTCCGTGAGGCCCGGCCCACCCTGCACGACGCGGTCACCGCCACCGCCCTGCTCGAACACGCCCTGCGCCCGCTCGCCGCACCGCCCCCCGCGCACGGTGTGGCCCACGCGGTCAGCGGCGGTGTCGCCGTCCTGCCCGGCCTTGCCGGTCTGGAACGCCACGACGTCCCGCTGCTGCTCACCGAACACGGCGTCTATCTGCGCGAGCGCTACCTCGGCTACCGCACCGCCCCCTACCGCTGGCCGGTCAAGGCCGTCGTCCTCGGCTTCTTCCGGCTGCTCGCCGAGGAGAGCTACCGGCGGGCCGCACTGATCACCCCGGGCAACCGCTACAACCGGCTGTGGGAGGAACAGGGCGGCGCCGACCCGCAGGCCATTCGCACGGTCTACAACGGCGTGGACCCCGCCGCGTTCCCGCCGGCCGGACCCGAGCCCCACCGCCCGACCCTCAGCTGGGCCGGCCGAGTGGACCCCATCAAGGACCTGGAGACCCTGATCCGTGCCTTCGCCCTGGTCCGGGCCGAGATACCCGAGGCCCGGCTGCGGCTGTTCGGCGGCACACCGCGTGGCGGAGAGGCGTACCGGGAACGCTGCGCGGCGCTCGCGGCGGAGCTGGGGCACGCGGACGCCGTCACCTTCGAGGGCCGGGTCGACGACATCAAGGACGCCTACGCGGCCGGGAACGTCGTGATGCTCTCCAGCATCAGCGAGGGCTTCCCCTTCACTCTCATCGAGGCCATGTCCTGCGGCCGGGCGACCGTCTCGACCGACGTCGGCGGGGTGCGCGAGGCCGTCGGTGACACCGGGCTCGTCGTCCCGCCGCGCGACCCCGTCCGGATGGCCGAGGCGGCGCTGGAGCTGCTGGGCGACGCCGAGCGGCGCAGGAAGATGGGCGAGGCGGCCCGGCTGCGTGTGATCGAGCAGTTCACCCTGCGCCAGACCATCGACACCTTCCGCTCCATATATCTCGAACTCCCCGTGCTGGAAAGGACGTCGGCAGTGGAGGCCATCGCGGCCGGAGTGGGGAGCCTGGCCGGATGA